Proteins from a genomic interval of Vanessa atalanta chromosome 28, ilVanAtal1.2, whole genome shotgun sequence:
- the LOC125074699 gene encoding serine protease snake-like: protein MHCKVFISYIFLFVIQTNGQYEGERCTHKGSVGVCTNLRNCKSAVDDIKNRRGNPGVCSFLGLETIVCCMEKRNPTTYRPPVATTSTKRPNPSTEYVPPVYDYVMNGDADASQDGCEAIPANMTAKKTGQKAWDKCIEYQHKLVYPCEKGVALIGSMGRGNKCKHNAIDLIVGGVPAAYKEFPHMVLLGYEKEDVMVWLCGGTLLSERFILTAGHCTSSREYGKVKYARTGVLRRTDPLDPSRFYKIRNVIKHPEYLPPVKYNDIALLETDRDMQLDELAVPACLDVGAPNAYGRAQAAGWGATQNRGATADQLQKVILEKFSTPECAEMFPPERKLRNGFDENTQICYGDKNMSKDTCQGDSGGPLQLKHKQIHCMYTVVGVTSYGRACGVAGEPGIYSRVAAYVPWIESIVWP from the exons GTGAAAGATGTACACATAAAGGCTCTGTGGGTGTATGTACGAACTTACGGAACTGCAAGTCCGCTGTTGATGACATCAAGAATCGCAGAGGAAATCCTGGT GTATGTTCGTTCTTAGGCCTCGAAACCATTGTGTGCTGTATGGAAAAGCGTAACCCAACTACTTACCGACCACCTGTTGCCACTACGAGTACTAAGAG ACCAAATCCGTCTACAGAATATGTACCACCGGTCTATGACTATGTAATGAATGGTGATGCAGACGCTTCACAAGACGGATGCGAAGCGATACCTGCCAACATGACGGCAAAAAAGACCGGTCAAAAGGCGTGGGACA AGTGCATTGAGTACCAGCATAAGTTAGTCTACCCTTGCGAAAAGGGGGTGGCCCTAATTGGCTCAATGGGTAGAGGTAACAAGTGCAAGCACAACGCCATCGACCTCATCGTTGGTGGTGTTCCTGCTGCATATAAGGAATTTCCTCATATG GTACTGTTGGGCTACGAAAAGGAGGATGTGATGGTTTGGCTGTGTGGGGGGACGTTATTGAGCGAACGGTTCATCCTGACAGCGGGACACTGCACTTCCAGCAGGGAATA cggTAAAGTGAAATACGCCAGAACAGGCGTCCTGAGACGAACCGATCCGTTGGATCCGAGCCGCTTCTACAAGATCCGAAACGTCATCAAGCACCCAGAGTACCTTCCACCGGTGAAGTACAACGATATCGCTCTACTGGAGACGGATAGAGA CATGCAGCTGGACGAGCTGGCGGTGCCGGCGTGCCTGGACGTGGGCGCGCCCAacgcgtacgggcgcgcgcagGCGGCGGGCTGGGGCGCCACGCAGAACCGCGGCGCCACCGCCGACCAGCTGCAGAAG GTAATTCTGGAGAAGTTCTCGACACCAGAATGCGCAGAGATGTTCCCACCGGAGCGCAAGCTGCGCAACGGCTTCGATGAGAACACGCAAATATGCTACGGCGACAAGAACATGTCCAAGGACACTTGTCAG GGGGACAGCGGGGGCCCCCTCCAGCTGAAGCACAAACAGATCCACTGCATGTACACGGTGGTGGGGGTGACGTCGTACGGGCGCGCGTGCGGCGTGGCGGGCGAGCCGGGGATCTACTCGCGCGTGGCGGCCTACGTGCCGTGGATAGAGTCCATCGTGTGGCCCTGA
- the LOC125074707 gene encoding uncharacterized protein LOC125074707: MLKLAAIVSLMLVGSSLWAASISCDSCGSECASACGTRHFRSCCFNYLRKKRGPDSLKFLPHNFHDWTDNLKPRSFAVDDVPDIWSMMPGDYKPYPYEDMFENRLQAYET; the protein is encoded by the exons ATGTTGAAGTTAGCCGCAATTGTATCTTTAATGCTCGTTG GTAGTTCGCTATGGGCTGCGAGTATTTCTTGTGACTCTTGTGGTAGCGAGTGTGCGTCTGCGTGCGGTACACGACATTTCCGATCCTGCTGCTTCAACTACCTGAGGAAGAAGCGAGGACCTGACTCCCTTAAG TTCCTGCCGCATAATTTCCACGACTGGACTGATAATCTGAAGCCGAGGTCTTTTGCCGTCGATGACGTCCCTGATATATGGAGCATGATGCCAGGGGATTATAAGCCGTATCCCTATGAAGATATGTTTGAAAATAGACTGCAAGCGTACGAAACATAA
- the LOC125074706 gene encoding cardioactive peptide, translating to MSVCRVSLMLLIALCALDCCLTATIPRSYDPRLSDDVILTAKKRPFCNAFTGCGRKRSQTIPGMPVQELYRQRQFGDDDMIAPMDSDANAIDELSHQILNEARLFEAIQEASAEIARRKQKELFN from the exons ATGTCCGTCTGCCGCGTTTCGTTAATGCTCTTAATCGCATTATGCGCCTTGGATTGCTGTCTTACAGCCAca ATCCCCAGGTCTTACGACCCTCGGCTCAGTGATGATGTTATCCTGACAGCGAAGAAGAGGCCGTTCTGCAACGCTTTCACTG GCTGTGGACGCAAGCGTTCTCAGACCATCCCCGGAATGCCAGTCCAGGAACTATACAGGCAACGTCAG TTCGGAGACGACGACATGATCGCGCCCATGGACTCCGATGCGAACGCCATCGACGAACTGTCCCACCAGATATTAAACGAGGCGAGATTATTCGAAGCGATCCAAGAAGCCAGCGCCGAAATCGCGAGACGGAAACAAAAGGAACTGTTCAATTAA